One region of bacterium genomic DNA includes:
- a CDS encoding divalent-cation tolerance protein CutA → MKPISIVMTTLADRDAARELVEALHERGVIACGHVLPPGESFFRWDGDKSWETEVTVLLKTRADCAARLVAAVTELHPYVVPEILAFAVAASDGYADWVESEVKD, encoded by the coding sequence ATGAAACCCATCTCCATCGTAATGACGACGCTCGCCGACAGGGACGCGGCGCGTGAGCTTGTCGAAGCGCTGCACGAGCGCGGCGTGATCGCATGCGGCCACGTCCTGCCGCCGGGCGAGTCCTTCTTCCGCTGGGACGGCGACAAATCGTGGGAGACGGAAGTGACGGTGCTGCTCAAGACGCGCGCGGACTGCGCGGCGCGCCTCGTCGCTGCGGTAACCGAGCTGCATCCCTACGTCGTCCCCGAAATCCTCGCGTTCGCGGTCGCCGCGAGCGACGGATACGCCGACTGGGTGGAATCCGAAGTCAAAGATTAG